The DNA region CGTCATTCCAGGTAGAGTAAATCTGGTTTCCCGGCAGTTTGCCATAATCCGCTAACCAGGAGAAGATTAGTCGGCCCGGCGCCGTAGAGGAATACAGAATTTCAGCGTTCTCATCAATGATTACCAGCCTTCTTTCTAAAGTGGCCATAGAGGCGGTGTCGCGATAATCTATTAACGGCTGCGATAGATGCAGACAAAAGCGCCGACGGCTGTCATCAATAGGAATAATCATGGAGCCGCCGTAGTCGCCGGCGACTATTTTGTTAAATATTACCTCGCCGCGATTGTCGACTTTGGTCAGGTATCCGTAAAGGTCACTGAAATATTTGTCGGTGACGCCGTTTTTGGGACCGTAAGAAGTGAAGAGCACCGAGGGGGTTTCACCGGCGCATTTTACCAGGCATCCTTCTCCTATAACTGATGCCACCGGCAGCGACCATTCTATCCGCATCGCCTCCATATCGACGCAGAATAGAACTCGCGGTTCCAGATCACGTCCCGGTGTGACCTGAACGAATAATTCGGCGGTGCCGTCATCATCATAATCAGTGAAGGCTACGATATTGACAGACGGCTCCCATTCGCCGTTGCCGGTTCGGTCAACCCCGGAAGTCAGATAGAGCAGCGCGGTTTTACCTTCTATCAGTATATCTTTGAGCACAAAGGCGGAATCATTGCGAAAGCAGCCCCCGGCAAGACAGGTTTTTTCTATCCGGGAATCGAAGTACAGACAATAGTCGACAATCGTAATGTAAACCGGGTCTTCGTCAATAACGGTCCACGAGGTCAGGTCCTGCACCATTATGGCAGAGGGAGTATCGTCATTGAAGCGTTTATTAAAGACGCGGGTGATGATTGCCTTCTTATGAAGCGAATCGCTCGGCTGCATTACCTGCAGGGGATTGAAAGATACCCTTCGCTCTGACCCGTAATTGACGGTTTCGAGGGCTTGGAGTTTGAAAGGAAGAAGAATTTCCTGGCGGTTATAATCGATGAGTATCCGGTCGGCGGCAAGGGCGCTTCCGAAAAGTATAACAACGATGGAGACGGTTAATAGAGCCGCCCTTGGCAGATTTATCCTGACGGCAACTGGTATGAATGCCCGAAAAGACATCAAACTGAAATCGCGCAGTCCGGCTCATTCGGTATCGGCAATTGCCGCGAAGTTGTCGGGACCCGGAGTAGAGTCCGAGGCAAAATTCAAATCATGATTACGGACAAGCCGGCGCCGGTCCACTCTTATATAAATAAGTTATCAAATAGGTCGCATCCAGAATATTGACGGTGCCGCTGCCGTTGGCGTCGCCAGCCATTATCGGCGCCGGAGAAGGTCCTCCCCGGAAGAGAAACGCCAGCAGGAAGGTGGCATCAAGCATGCTGATATCACTGTTGCCATTGGCGTCGCCGCACGTGAAGGGAAGCGATACCAGGCCGACATCAAGCTTCGGCGTATATTCGAGCACCGGTCCGGCAAAAATGGGGAAATGGGTGCTGAAGCCGTCAAACTTAATCTGTCCCAGTTGTGTGGCGTTTGCCCCCGCCGGAATATTAAAATATAGTTTCAACACCGGTCCGTATCCGGGAGCAAGGTCAGGAGTGCCGGGAGAGGTATTGAATATGTAAAAGACCCCTTGACTGTTGCTGGGGTCATAGACCGGCATGGTTTTCTGGTCGAAACCGGAGGTGCGGCAGCCGTCAAAGGAATAGTTGGCGAGAGTCATTCCGAGGTCGCCTTCAAAGGTGACCGGAATTCGCAGGCTTCGCAGGGGCACGGTATTGCGGACGTTGATGATGACTTCCACCTGAGTCCCGGCGGTTCCCTGGGCATCAGCGGCGGACAGTGTATCAGCCAGAATAGTAATATACTTGGTGGCGCGGTAGGTACGGTTGTCAGCGCCGGAGACAACTTTCAAAGTGACATCGTACCGTCCGGGATTGCTATAAGTATGGACGGGCGATTGCACATAGGCGGAATCGCCGTCGCCAAATGCCCATATCCACTGGTCGGTGGTCGGAAGAGTACTGCTGCCGGTGAAACAGACGTCAAGAGGCAGATAGCCCCAGGTGGTATCGGCGGAAAGAAAAACTCCCCGGTCAGGAGTAATCTTGGTAAGCATCTGCTCCACGGTAGGTGAGCAGCCTTCCCAGTTGCAATAGAGGTCATCTATGGTGTACCAGGAATTATTGCCGCCGCCCCAGCCGTAATTCATATGCACCTGGTCGATAGGAAGAACCGATTGCCAGCCGTCGCAAACAATCGAGTGCAGGCTGATTTTGTATTGGATAGGCCGGTCGGCTTCAATTTCCGCTTTTATCATATCAGACCAGACCCGCACGCCATATTGATTCCGGTCGTGCAGCTCTATTATATCGAGATAACGGAAGTAATCAGGAAAAACATACCGGGCGTTGGAGGTATAGGCGCCGGAGCCGCAACGGCCATAGTCCATTGAAAAAGCGACCCCAACTTCATAATTCAATTCCGCCAGGGCATTTTGCTGCGCAGGGCTGCAGGTCGGGCTGCAATTATTGGGGATATTGTCCCAGTCATACGGGTCGGTGAAGTCCGCCGTCAAGAGCATGCCCGGGGTGTAGCCATCGCAGGAATTATCTCCATTCCACCAGTAGGTTCTGGTGCCGGTTCCCTCCATAGGCCAGCGGTGATATGCCAGAATTTGCGCCGCGGCAGTAGCCACGCAGCCGACAACGGTCCGGCCGCCATCGCCAATCGGGCAGAAATTATTGTATGGTGCGCTCTGGTGCCAGACCGTAGTCAAGAGAGGACCAACCGTCTGCATAGCGGCGACTTTCCGCAAGGCCATGGCGGCATTGAACTCCGTCTCATTAAGAGCATAAAGGTTCCACATCTCCCGTTGCGCGGGACCATAGAGCGGGTTATCAGCCGGCTGCACGGCATCAAGAGCACCGTACCGCTGAACAAAAAGCAGGTTGCGGTCGGAGAGCACCTCGCGAATCATTGCCGCAAAACCATCGATTTCATTTATATCAAGGTCGTTCTCGTCGGAGTAAGCTTTTATCGGCGCCAGTTCTTTGAGAATCGGCACGATGACATATCCGACCGGCTCAATGGCATAGAATCGCCCTACGACTTCGCCGGCGGCGGTGATTTCGGACTCCGAAATAATCTGCGGCGCCGCCGACCCGCCCCAGCTTCCCCGCTGCGAAACGATATAAGATAGC from Candidatus Zixiibacteriota bacterium includes:
- a CDS encoding C10 family peptidase, giving the protein MSDKFRSVFALVALTFILILFNTLPARGEIADPEEMQNACRNWLSYIVSQRGSWGGSAAPQIISESEITAAGEVVGRFYAIEPVGYVIVPILKELAPIKAYSDENDLDINEIDGFAAMIREVLSDRNLLFVQRYGALDAVQPADNPLYGPAQREMWNLYALNETEFNAAMALRKVAAMQTVGPLLTTVWHQSAPYNNFCPIGDGGRTVVGCVATAAAQILAYHRWPMEGTGTRTYWWNGDNSCDGYTPGMLLTADFTDPYDWDNIPNNCSPTCSPAQQNALAELNYEVGVAFSMDYGRCGSGAYTSNARYVFPDYFRYLDIIELHDRNQYGVRVWSDMIKAEIEADRPIQYKISLHSIVCDGWQSVLPIDQVHMNYGWGGGNNSWYTIDDLYCNWEGCSPTVEQMLTKITPDRGVFLSADTTWGYLPLDVCFTGSSTLPTTDQWIWAFGDGDSAYVQSPVHTYSNPGRYDVTLKVVSGADNRTYRATKYITILADTLSAADAQGTAGTQVEVIINVRNTVPLRSLRIPVTFEGDLGMTLANYSFDGCRTSGFDQKTMPVYDPSNSQGVFYIFNTSPGTPDLAPGYGPVLKLYFNIPAGANATQLGQIKFDGFSTHFPIFAGPVLEYTPKLDVGLVSLPFTCGDANGNSDISMLDATFLLAFLFRGGPSPAPIMAGDANGSGTVNILDATYLITYLYKSGPAPACP